One segment of Paenibacillus sp. FSL R7-0337 DNA contains the following:
- a CDS encoding response regulator transcription factor, producing the protein MSGSKTILVVDDDPDIVELLRDFLENDNFQVITACGTDQAWDIFKENPVHGIVLDIMMPGQNGFEFCRRIRGESQVPILFLSARSDDVDKIRGLTLGGDDYIVKTASPGEIVARVKAVLRRSASPQPLDDRVLDYGRIRLNLSTREVEVDGNIVALTPKEYELLRFFAEHPRHVFSYEQLLANFWNGVGDRHTIRVHLSRLREKIEADPNQPVFLVNVWGVGYRFEGG; encoded by the coding sequence GTGAGCGGATCAAAGACGATTCTGGTGGTAGACGATGACCCGGATATTGTTGAGTTATTAAGAGACTTTCTGGAGAATGACAACTTTCAAGTGATTACCGCTTGCGGAACCGATCAGGCGTGGGACATTTTTAAGGAAAACCCGGTGCATGGTATCGTTCTTGACATTATGATGCCGGGACAAAATGGCTTTGAGTTCTGCCGCCGGATTCGCGGGGAGAGCCAGGTTCCGATCCTGTTCTTGAGTGCCCGCAGCGATGATGTGGATAAGATTCGTGGTCTGACGCTCGGAGGCGATGATTACATCGTCAAAACGGCTTCGCCGGGAGAGATCGTAGCCAGAGTGAAAGCCGTATTACGGCGTTCCGCTTCCCCGCAGCCATTGGACGACAGAGTCCTGGATTACGGACGCATCCGTTTAAACCTGTCCACAAGAGAAGTAGAAGTGGATGGAAATATTGTCGCGCTCACACCCAAGGAATATGAATTGCTGCGATTTTTTGCCGAACACCCGAGACATGTATTTTCCTATGAACAATTACTGGCGAATTTCTGGAACGGGGTCGGCGACCGGCATACCATTCGGGTCCATCTTAGCCGGCTACGTGAGAAAATCGAAGCGGATCCGAACCAGCCGGTATTCCTGGTCAACGTATGGGGAGTAGGTTATCGCTTTGAGGGAGGGTAA